The following coding sequences lie in one Oligoflexia bacterium genomic window:
- a CDS encoding L-threonylcarbamoyladenylate synthase, which yields MFLAIFHDGDDPRNTKEFTDTVKFIKNDAVVVYPTDTGYSIGCALHSEKATERITQIQLRPVDKPYTVMCSDLEMVREYAVIDEFAEFFLKQHLPGPYTFILRATDKVPPLAGMKRESVGIRIPEHETTLDLIRALKSPFLSSTVRMESGPVDPLSIARWYHGKVDGIVDGGAIAPRITSVVDLSENSVRVIREGVGPVNFFRSM from the coding sequence ATGTTTTTAGCCATATTTCACGACGGGGATGATCCTCGTAATACAAAAGAATTCACCGACACAGTAAAGTTCATAAAGAACGACGCGGTTGTGGTTTACCCAACCGATACGGGTTATTCCATTGGCTGTGCTCTTCACAGCGAAAAAGCAACAGAGCGCATCACCCAAATTCAATTACGTCCTGTTGATAAACCCTATACAGTTATGTGTTCAGATTTAGAGATGGTGCGTGAATATGCCGTGATTGATGAATTTGCTGAATTTTTCTTAAAACAGCATTTACCCGGGCCATATACTTTTATCTTACGTGCTACAGATAAAGTTCCGCCATTGGCTGGAATGAAACGAGAATCTGTTGGTATTCGTATTCCTGAGCATGAGACCACTTTAGATTTAATTCGTGCATTAAAGAGCCCGTTTTTGAGTTCAACAGTTCGAATGGAAAGCGGTCCTGTTGATCCACTTTCAATCGCACGTTGGTATCACGGAAAAGTTGATGGCATCGTTGATGGTGGAGCTATTGCTCCACGCATTACCAGTGTTGTAGACCTTAGCGAAAATTCAGTACGTGTTATTCGCGAAGGTGTTGGCCCAGTTAATTTCTTTCGCTCAATGTAA
- the greB gene encoding transcription elongation factor GreB, protein MLHNEEDDLTDSDLDNDEDGDEGGSSPDGYKNYITPNGFQKLKTEYQKLFHDERPKLVETIAWAASNGDRSENGDYIYGKRRLREIDRRLKFLGKRMASAVVVELGKQSKEQVLFGAKVTVEDEDGRKLSYQIVGEDEIDIESRKISWVSPVAKALMNAQKGSHVIVQRPNGETELKILKIEYPEDGTS, encoded by the coding sequence ATGTTGCATAATGAAGAAGATGACCTCACTGATTCTGATTTAGATAACGATGAAGATGGCGACGAAGGTGGCAGCTCACCCGATGGTTACAAAAACTACATCACGCCCAATGGTTTTCAAAAATTAAAAACTGAATATCAAAAGCTCTTTCATGACGAGCGTCCAAAACTTGTAGAAACAATCGCTTGGGCCGCGAGCAACGGTGATCGCTCAGAAAATGGTGATTACATTTATGGAAAGCGAAGACTACGCGAAATCGACCGAAGGCTAAAATTCTTGGGTAAACGTATGGCCAGTGCAGTCGTAGTTGAGCTTGGAAAACAATCCAAAGAGCAGGTTTTGTTTGGCGCAAAGGTAACCGTTGAAGATGAAGATGGCCGTAAACTTAGCTATCAAATCGTAGGCGAGGATGAAATCGATATCGAAAGTCGTAAGATTAGCTGGGTGTCACCTGTGGCTAAGGCTTTGATGAATGCCCAAAAGGGCTCACACGTCATTGTGCAACGACCCAATGGTGAGACTGAGCTGAAAATTCTTAAAATTGAGTACCCAGAAGACGGAACAAGCTAA
- a CDS encoding MFS transporter — protein MNEPDKNRRSVIWIGMVSFFNDLSSEVVSKVLPIYLVTVFNTSAMGLGLIEGISEALSVITKLFSGIYSDKIQKRKPLVFLGYAMSIVGRSFIVLSTSAFGIGVIRVFDRLGKGIRGAPRDALIVDLSTKENLGENFGINRALDSLGSVIGLGTLALILPLLNENDEVVLTQVLLIAAAAGILALIVLALFVHEPKVHKAIESRKFTFNFKKLHPKLKHYLFIAFIFALANSSDSFLILRAKKMGFSLREIFMIMTAFNVVTVYSSYKISKISDKLGRKYVMIFGWLTYAVSYFFIGLPGLTNHAFVGLVCLYGLFYGFTESVEKALVADYVNKDNKGESYGWLSVVNALGIVPANIIFASIFDSYGVQWAFWASATFALLGVILLIFFKERTSGEINVA, from the coding sequence ATGAATGAACCAGATAAAAATAGACGCTCCGTAATATGGATCGGAATGGTGAGTTTTTTTAACGACCTCTCCAGTGAAGTCGTATCAAAAGTATTGCCCATTTATTTAGTAACTGTTTTTAACACCAGTGCTATGGGATTAGGGCTCATCGAGGGAATTTCTGAAGCACTAAGTGTTATCACAAAACTTTTTTCAGGTATCTATTCAGATAAAATTCAAAAAAGAAAACCATTAGTTTTTTTAGGTTACGCAATGTCAATTGTGGGCAGATCATTTATCGTACTGAGTACTTCTGCTTTTGGAATTGGCGTTATTCGCGTTTTTGATCGATTGGGTAAAGGAATTCGAGGTGCACCTAGAGATGCTTTGATTGTCGACTTAAGCACAAAAGAAAATCTTGGTGAAAATTTTGGAATCAACCGCGCCTTAGATTCACTCGGTTCTGTTATAGGTTTGGGAACGCTGGCTTTGATCTTGCCCTTACTAAATGAGAATGACGAAGTAGTTTTAACCCAAGTACTTTTGATAGCAGCCGCTGCTGGGATATTAGCACTTATCGTACTGGCTTTATTTGTTCATGAACCTAAAGTGCATAAAGCTATTGAATCTCGAAAATTCACTTTTAATTTTAAAAAACTACATCCCAAGCTCAAACATTACCTCTTTATCGCTTTTATTTTTGCATTAGCAAATTCCAGTGATTCATTTTTAATTTTGAGAGCTAAAAAAATGGGTTTTTCACTTCGTGAAATTTTCATGATCATGACAGCTTTTAATGTAGTAACCGTTTATTCTTCATACAAGATTTCAAAAATTTCAGATAAATTAGGACGCAAATATGTCATGATTTTTGGATGGCTCACATACGCAGTGTCATATTTTTTTATCGGTTTACCAGGGCTCACGAATCATGCATTTGTTGGTTTAGTTTGTCTTTACGGACTCTTTTACGGATTCACTGAGAGTGTAGAAAAAGCTCTGGTGGCCGATTACGTGAATAAAGATAATAAAGGTGAAAGCTATGGGTGGCTCAGTGTGGTTAATGCACTGGGAATAGTTCCAGCAAATATTATTTTTGCTAGTATTTTTGATTCTTACGGAGTGCAATGGGCATTTTGGGCCTCAGCTACTTTTGCCCTACTTGGAGTTATTCTTTTGATATTCTTTAAAGAAAGAACGAGCGGTGAAATCAATGTTGCATAA
- a CDS encoding TetR/AcrR family transcriptional regulator has product MRLGRISAKALDPSTREEILNVAQKVFADVGFKEATIRQICKAAKANVCLVSYYFGGKDGLYKAIFERVGQIRADLSQNFIKKDPLPETAEAYREKLGVFLEHMFNEIASRPDFCKLMNREISDGMPRAGEVIKKYIGQAKGAFSEFIAYGQKKKFINAQLSPDMVAMSAINMFLGFTNQMNNQVGFFFHDLNSTDEIKEAIKKTVTTIFFDGVFK; this is encoded by the coding sequence ATGCGTTTAGGTCGAATTTCAGCAAAAGCTTTAGATCCTTCTACCAGAGAAGAGATACTAAACGTTGCACAAAAGGTATTTGCCGATGTTGGCTTTAAAGAAGCTACCATTCGTCAAATCTGTAAAGCTGCAAAAGCAAATGTCTGTTTAGTCTCTTATTACTTCGGTGGAAAAGACGGCCTTTATAAAGCAATTTTTGAACGCGTCGGACAAATTCGCGCAGACCTTTCTCAAAATTTTATTAAAAAAGACCCACTTCCAGAAACGGCCGAAGCCTACCGTGAAAAGCTCGGTGTTTTTTTAGAACATATGTTTAATGAAATCGCATCTCGCCCTGATTTTTGTAAACTTATGAATCGAGAAATTTCAGACGGAATGCCCAGAGCAGGCGAAGTAATTAAGAAATACATCGGCCAAGCAAAAGGTGCCTTTAGTGAATTTATAGCCTACGGCCAAAAAAAGAAATTCATCAATGCTCAATTAAGCCCCGATATGGTTGCTATGTCGGCAATCAATATGTTTTTGGGGTTTACCAATCAGATGAACAATCAAGTAGGATTTTTCTTTCATGATTTAAATTCGACAGATGAAATTAAAGAGGCAATTAAAAAAACAGTTACCACCATTTTTTTTGATGGAGTGTTCAAATGA
- a CDS encoding TolC family protein — MNAYKILFTQISLITLFGWPTHAHAELTLKDYINQVKTQNQGYRATQIAQDGFWYRESEGSIDFMPSLIGGASYSDDKKQQSSPLYGTQTISQNAYLGVQTKLRTGTNLSLTYNTTYAQVNGSTSIPSAGNYSNAPQISISQPLWKDFNAELSKAFEETTVLSLKAQALLQKFSSHQIIYSAETAYWRLALLRQVVNFDKDSIERTNKILKWNQKRVSMNVTDRADLLQAQAALKARELQFQTDEESLRQAASLFNSARGVRGDHVPEVLTPIEVGIEKMAASEVKRLADRADVTANVLNAQVQKAQAKLAAEKVKPDVSLYGTAAFNGRDSNQRIATQQSWKSDYPTYTVGVKLTVPLGLGITSDIKEGYNASAQAAENASWRARFELDQDWSDLQKRFKDALTRLETARDLETLQSEKLEYERKRFGNGRTTSYQVLQFEDHFSDARLIRIRIINDIISLRALSRLYNGESL, encoded by the coding sequence ATGAACGCATACAAAATATTATTTACTCAGATCAGTCTCATAACTCTGTTCGGCTGGCCAACACACGCCCATGCTGAACTAACGTTAAAAGATTATATCAATCAAGTTAAGACTCAAAACCAGGGTTACAGAGCAACACAGATTGCACAAGATGGTTTTTGGTACCGTGAAAGTGAGGGCAGTATCGATTTTATGCCATCACTTATAGGTGGAGCGAGTTACTCCGACGATAAAAAACAACAATCAAGCCCCTTGTACGGCACTCAAACTATTTCTCAAAATGCTTATCTTGGCGTTCAGACAAAACTCAGAACAGGTACTAACTTAAGTCTGACGTATAACACTACTTACGCGCAGGTAAATGGTTCAACATCAATACCTTCTGCTGGCAACTATAGTAATGCTCCGCAAATCAGTATTTCACAACCGCTTTGGAAAGACTTCAACGCTGAACTCTCTAAAGCTTTTGAAGAAACAACAGTTTTGTCTTTAAAAGCACAAGCTCTCTTACAAAAATTCTCATCTCATCAAATTATCTATAGCGCTGAAACAGCTTACTGGCGTTTAGCACTCTTGCGCCAAGTAGTAAATTTTGACAAAGACTCAATTGAAAGAACAAATAAAATTCTTAAATGGAATCAAAAACGTGTCAGCATGAACGTCACAGATCGCGCCGATCTACTTCAAGCCCAAGCAGCCTTAAAAGCTCGTGAGTTACAATTTCAAACAGATGAAGAATCATTAAGACAAGCTGCAAGTCTTTTTAATTCCGCACGTGGAGTTCGTGGAGATCATGTACCTGAAGTACTCACACCTATTGAAGTGGGTATAGAAAAAATGGCAGCCTCTGAAGTTAAACGACTCGCAGATCGCGCCGATGTAACTGCCAATGTTTTAAATGCTCAAGTTCAAAAAGCACAAGCAAAGCTTGCCGCTGAAAAAGTAAAACCTGATGTTAGCCTCTACGGGACTGCGGCATTTAACGGACGCGATTCAAATCAAAGAATAGCTACCCAACAATCTTGGAAGTCTGATTATCCAACTTATACTGTAGGTGTTAAACTTACCGTGCCATTAGGTTTGGGAATCACGAGTGACATTAAAGAAGGTTACAATGCTTCGGCTCAAGCAGCAGAGAACGCTTCATGGAGAGCACGATTTGAATTGGACCAAGATTGGTCTGATCTTCAAAAACGATTTAAAGATGCACTCACTCGTTTAGAGACAGCTCGAGATCTTGAAACGCTTCAATCAGAAAAACTTGAATATGAACGTAAACGTTTCGGTAACGGACGCACCACCAGTTATCAAGTTTTACAATTTGAAGATCATTTCTCTGATGCACGACTCATTAGAATTAGAATTATCAATGACATCATCTCACTTCGAGCCCTGTCTCGTCTTTACAACGGAGAATCACTGTGA
- a CDS encoding efflux RND transporter permease subunit: MNLSALSIRRPVFLTSIVIVTLLVGLLALSKLGVDQFPDVTFPVVVTTVLYPGASPQEVETLIVKPLEEKLSSSSGLKRLNSVSQEGMGYVVSEFAQGVDIKYAEQQVRDKVSNVRGQLPKDIEEPRVSRVDVSDQPIMRFSLSGDLSRAELFDIAENDVKPLIEQANGVGQVDIIGGTKREIKVEVDRKKLKQRELSIQTLAQKIGASAQNVPLGKVVKGNQETVFRTIGEFKSIDQIKNTVVNFFGSDVPVSLSSVANVTDSVEDETTRSILNGKAALFIDVRKQSGANTVSVADEVMKAATKINKQLALKQGKLEVSILRDGAKWIRANVEDVKGSIIDGGLLAVFVVFLFLGNFRSTIITGLALPNSIIGAFILMYLMGFTINVMTLLALSLAVGLLIDDAIVVRENIFRRMELGESARVAAEKGTQEVTMAVVATTLTVIAVFLPVGFLSGTVGQFFKQFGLTIVFAMIISLFDALTMAPMLSAYFAGTGHSTTKFGKLMERFSKSVDRTHERITGLYGKVLKFTLRKPAVILGLALVIFVFSMGLARSVKSTFLPNSDNGEFTVSLEMPPGTSLDVMQETALKVEAEVKKFPEIDRVAVTVGKGTGESNVASLYVALTHYTKRSLMTNQVKELIRPKLIPYAYASPKVTDVDVVGGNQRPFTLSISGENLDQVSEYSNKLVAKFKKIPGLADIDTNYRLGKPEFQVQLIPNKAENYGVLSGMVGQELRGMLEGIVAAKYRENGKEYDIRVRLKPEQRDLEKSFNELYVPNINNNLVQLADVSTGVKAEGPSKISRYNRARTIIISADLAQGGALGDIRTEAERIIAEEKLPEGMTFAFLGQSEDFVELRNNMLIAVGLAVTFVYLILASLYESFVLPFTIMLALPLAIVGGLIALFLFDESLNIFSMIGMIMLLGLVTKNSILLVDYTLQLIKGGMTRNEALLESGIKRLRPILMTTVALIAGTLPIALGLSEAARSRTSMGIAIIGGLISSTLLTLVVVPAAFGYIDDFRNWGGRLLTKIFRPKQEV; this comes from the coding sequence GTGAACTTATCTGCACTCTCAATCAGACGCCCAGTATTTTTAACCAGCATTGTGATCGTGACATTGCTCGTTGGCTTACTTGCATTGAGCAAACTCGGAGTAGATCAGTTTCCTGACGTTACATTTCCCGTAGTGGTGACAACCGTTTTATACCCGGGTGCCTCGCCCCAAGAAGTAGAAACACTTATAGTTAAACCTTTAGAAGAAAAACTTTCCTCATCTTCAGGGCTCAAGCGCCTTAATTCTGTAAGCCAAGAAGGTATGGGCTATGTCGTCTCAGAATTTGCACAAGGTGTTGATATCAAATATGCCGAACAACAAGTTCGAGATAAAGTTTCAAACGTACGTGGACAGCTACCAAAAGATATTGAAGAACCCAGGGTTAGCCGTGTTGACGTATCTGACCAACCCATTATGAGATTTTCTCTCTCAGGTGATCTCAGTCGCGCCGAACTTTTTGATATCGCCGAGAATGACGTTAAACCACTCATTGAACAAGCAAACGGTGTTGGTCAAGTTGATATTATTGGTGGAACAAAGCGTGAAATCAAAGTTGAGGTGGATCGCAAAAAACTAAAACAACGTGAACTTTCAATTCAAACTCTAGCTCAAAAAATTGGAGCTTCAGCACAAAACGTTCCTCTAGGAAAAGTCGTAAAAGGAAATCAAGAAACAGTATTTAGAACTATTGGCGAGTTTAAGTCGATTGATCAAATTAAAAACACAGTTGTTAATTTCTTTGGTAGTGACGTCCCCGTAAGTTTATCAAGTGTAGCAAACGTCACAGACAGTGTTGAAGATGAAACAACTCGCAGTATACTTAACGGCAAAGCCGCACTTTTTATCGACGTTAGAAAACAATCAGGCGCAAATACAGTTAGCGTAGCAGACGAAGTTATGAAAGCTGCGACAAAAATCAATAAACAATTAGCACTCAAGCAAGGCAAATTAGAAGTTTCTATACTACGCGATGGTGCCAAGTGGATTCGTGCAAACGTTGAAGACGTAAAAGGGTCAATTATAGATGGAGGCTTACTCGCCGTATTTGTCGTGTTTCTCTTCTTAGGAAATTTCAGATCAACAATCATCACAGGGCTTGCACTTCCCAACAGCATCATTGGGGCATTCATATTAATGTATCTCATGGGTTTCACCATAAACGTCATGACACTCCTTGCACTGAGCCTCGCAGTAGGCCTATTAATCGACGACGCAATTGTTGTTCGAGAAAATATATTCCGGCGTATGGAGCTAGGAGAATCAGCGCGGGTCGCCGCTGAAAAAGGAACTCAAGAAGTAACCATGGCTGTTGTTGCCACGACACTCACTGTTATAGCTGTGTTTTTACCGGTCGGTTTTTTGTCAGGTACGGTAGGACAATTTTTTAAACAATTTGGTTTAACAATTGTATTTGCAATGATCATCTCTCTTTTTGATGCGTTGACAATGGCGCCCATGTTATCTGCTTATTTCGCAGGTACGGGTCATAGCACAACAAAATTTGGAAAATTAATGGAGCGATTTTCTAAAAGTGTAGATCGAACCCATGAACGCATCACTGGATTATACGGTAAGGTATTAAAATTCACACTCAGAAAACCTGCTGTGATTTTGGGTCTCGCACTGGTGATATTTGTTTTCAGCATGGGTTTAGCACGAAGTGTAAAAAGCACGTTCCTACCCAACTCCGACAATGGCGAATTCACGGTCAGTTTAGAAATGCCTCCAGGTACAAGTTTAGATGTCATGCAAGAGACTGCACTCAAAGTAGAAGCTGAAGTAAAAAAATTCCCTGAAATTGATCGAGTCGCAGTTACAGTGGGTAAAGGTACTGGCGAATCAAACGTAGCCTCACTTTATGTTGCACTTACTCATTACACAAAACGTAGTTTAATGACCAATCAAGTAAAAGAACTTATACGTCCAAAACTTATTCCATATGCCTATGCGTCACCTAAAGTAACTGACGTAGATGTGGTCGGCGGAAATCAACGCCCCTTCACACTCAGTATTTCAGGAGAAAATCTTGATCAAGTTTCAGAGTATTCAAACAAGCTTGTAGCAAAGTTTAAAAAAATTCCTGGCCTCGCTGATATCGATACTAATTATCGTTTGGGAAAACCAGAATTTCAAGTGCAACTGATTCCTAATAAAGCAGAAAACTATGGAGTTCTCTCTGGAATGGTAGGTCAAGAATTACGTGGAATGCTCGAGGGTATTGTGGCTGCCAAGTATCGTGAAAATGGAAAAGAATATGATATTCGAGTAAGACTAAAACCTGAACAAAGAGATTTAGAAAAATCTTTTAACGAACTTTACGTTCCTAATATTAACAATAATCTTGTGCAACTTGCAGATGTATCAACGGGTGTGAAAGCAGAAGGCCCTTCAAAAATTTCACGTTATAATAGAGCGCGTACCATCATTATCTCAGCTGATCTCGCACAAGGTGGAGCACTTGGTGATATCCGAACCGAAGCAGAGCGCATTATTGCCGAAGAAAAGCTTCCCGAAGGAATGACTTTCGCATTCTTAGGACAATCTGAAGACTTCGTCGAACTTAGAAACAACATGCTCATCGCAGTTGGTCTTGCGGTCACTTTTGTTTATTTAATTTTAGCAAGCCTCTACGAATCTTTTGTTCTCCCATTTACAATCATGCTTGCCTTACCACTGGCTATCGTCGGAGGACTCATCGCACTTTTCTTATTTGATGAGTCACTTAATATTTTCTCAATGATCGGTATGATCATGCTGCTGGGGCTCGTTACAAAAAATTCAATATTGCTAGTCGACTATACCCTTCAGCTCATTAAGGGAGGAATGACACGTAATGAAGCATTGCTTGAATCAGGAATAAAACGATTGCGTCCAATCTTGATGACGACCGTTGCACTTATCGCTGGTACATTACCGATTGCTCTTGGGCTTAGTGAAGCTGCCAGGTCAAGAACCAGTATGGGAATTGCAATTATCGGAGGTCTCATCAGCTCAACACTACTCACACTAGTAGTTGTACCCGCTGCATTTGGTTATATTGATGATTTCAGAAACTGGGGCGGAAGACTTCTCACAAAAATTTTCAGGCCTAAGCAAGAAGTTTAA
- the fliW gene encoding flagellar assembly protein FliW, whose translation MQFQTTRFGLVTVSETDLITFKEGLLGFSELRKFVLLDDPNDEIFAWLQSCERPGVAFPVLEPELFTTDYKVNLSKHDLEALSMKIEDRKRVFNIVTIPEDVTLMTANMKAPVVINIKDRCAKQIVAQENDYQIKHLIFAELQKRVVQNPQVQFKASVTAGGVAVRLPLTPATNKDLSV comes from the coding sequence ATGCAATTTCAAACCACTCGGTTTGGCCTCGTTACGGTAAGTGAAACTGATCTCATAACATTTAAAGAAGGCCTATTGGGCTTTTCTGAACTGCGGAAGTTTGTTCTTTTGGATGATCCAAACGATGAAATATTTGCGTGGCTTCAGTCGTGTGAGCGTCCTGGTGTAGCTTTCCCCGTTTTAGAACCCGAGCTATTTACCACAGACTATAAAGTGAATTTATCAAAACATGATCTTGAAGCACTTTCGATGAAGATTGAAGATCGAAAGCGCGTTTTCAATATCGTCACAATTCCTGAAGATGTCACCTTAATGACTGCGAATATGAAAGCCCCTGTTGTGATCAATATTAAAGATCGATGCGCAAAACAGATCGTTGCTCAAGAAAATGACTATCAAATTAAGCATCTCATTTTCGCTGAACTTCAAAAGCGCGTAGTTCAAAACCCACAGGTGCAATTCAAAGCCAGTGTTACAGCTGGGGGCGTCGCGGTGCGTTTGCCACTTACTCCTGCTACCAACAAAGACCTTAGCGTTTAA